From a region of the uncultured Desulfatiglans sp. genome:
- a CDS encoding conserved hypothetical protein (Evidence 4 : Unknown function but conserved in other organisms) — MEKERETGNRLDARRPCKRHVEGYIGYRPCTHDYRCDDCEFEQFFLDHYRVHAVVQPVDTIKIRGFDVPQGYYFHAGHTWVKVEGDQTVRIGLDDFAFKALGPFDRLDVPLIGKEIHQDRPAVTVYRDGHRSAVLSPLSGIVTAVNQDLLEDARAAFDHPYADGWLLTAHATALRSDLKQLMIDQETKRFMRKEVDELFGLIEETLGPMPNDGGDIRGDLYGEAPEIGWDRLSRLVFKA, encoded by the coding sequence ATGGAAAAAGAGAGGGAGACCGGAAACCGGCTGGATGCGCGCCGTCCATGCAAGAGGCATGTGGAAGGATACATCGGATACAGACCGTGCACCCATGACTACCGCTGCGATGATTGCGAGTTCGAGCAGTTTTTCCTGGATCACTACCGGGTTCATGCGGTGGTTCAGCCCGTCGATACGATCAAGATCCGGGGGTTCGACGTGCCGCAGGGGTATTATTTTCATGCGGGCCACACGTGGGTAAAGGTCGAGGGAGACCAGACGGTGCGTATCGGGCTGGATGATTTCGCCTTCAAGGCGCTCGGCCCCTTCGATCGCCTCGATGTGCCGTTGATTGGAAAGGAGATCCATCAGGATCGTCCGGCCGTAACGGTTTATCGGGATGGACACCGCTCGGCCGTTCTTTCACCTCTGAGCGGTATCGTGACGGCTGTCAACCAGGATCTTCTCGAGGATGCCCGTGCGGCGTTCGACCATCCCTATGCCGACGGATGGCTTCTGACAGCCCATGCTACGGCACTCAGGAGCGATCTGAAACAGCTCATGATCGATCAGGAGACAAAAAGGTTTATGCGGAAAGAGGTCGACGAGTTGTTCGGTCTGATCGAGGAGACCCTGGGGCCTATGCCGAACGACGGGGGCGATATCCGGGGCGACCTGTACGGAGAAGCCCCGGAGATTGGCTGGGACAGGTTGAGCCGCCTGGTTTTCAAGGCGTGA
- a CDS encoding hypothetical protein (Evidence 5 : Unknown function) yields the protein MPENVVGSVMVVGGGIAGMQAALDLADSGYFVHLVEKSSAIGGVMSELDKTFPTNDCAM from the coding sequence ATGCCCGAGAATGTAGTAGGTTCCGTCATGGTTGTAGGCGGTGGGATCGCGGGGATGCAGGCGGCGTTGGATCTCGCGGATTCCGGATATTTTGTCCATCTGGTCGAGAAGTCTTCCGCCATCGGCGGTGTGATGAGCGAACTCGACAAGACATTTCCCACCAATGACTGCGCCATGTGA
- the zraR gene encoding Transcriptional regulatory protein ZraR has protein sequence MGGSKILIVDDELIVRESLAGWLERDGHQLKTASSGEEALEMMEESRFDIILLDIKMGGMSGLDVLKTVKENDPDIAVIMITAYGSVNTAVEAMKHGATDYLMKPFDPDELGILIERIEKQQLQALENQYLRQEVHERTRFESMIGQSKAMQKVFELIRDVAPTDSTVLIRGETGTGKGLAAKAVHTLSRRCAGPFVSINCGAFPEQLLESELFGYQKGAFTDAKETKKGRFELAHGGTLFLDEIGEISMRMQIDLLRILEDHVFYRLGSTQPLEVDFRVIAATNRNLEQAIRERSFREDLYYRLNVFTFEMPPLRERKEDIPLLAAHFLHRFAQETNKPVERISRGALDEMMLYEWPGNIRELENAVERAVVVAKGLTILPEHLPIFSSDQTTLEPADQSLKELEKAHIVKILEQHQWNISKCSETLGIDRSTLYSKMKRYGIRKQD, from the coding sequence ATGGGCGGCAGCAAGATCCTGATCGTCGATGATGAACTCATCGTAAGGGAATCTTTGGCAGGGTGGCTTGAAAGAGACGGGCATCAGCTGAAGACCGCTTCGAGCGGGGAAGAGGCCCTGGAGATGATGGAAGAATCCCGCTTCGATATCATTCTGCTGGACATCAAGATGGGGGGCATGAGCGGTCTGGACGTCCTGAAGACTGTCAAGGAGAACGATCCTGACATCGCCGTCATCATGATCACGGCGTACGGTTCGGTCAACACGGCGGTCGAAGCCATGAAGCACGGCGCCACCGACTACCTGATGAAACCGTTCGATCCGGACGAACTCGGGATCCTGATCGAGCGGATCGAAAAACAGCAGCTCCAGGCACTCGAAAACCAGTACCTCCGACAGGAGGTCCATGAAAGGACTCGATTCGAGAGCATGATCGGCCAATCGAAGGCCATGCAGAAGGTCTTCGAGCTGATCCGCGATGTCGCCCCGACCGACTCGACCGTCCTGATCCGGGGTGAAACCGGCACGGGCAAAGGCCTCGCCGCAAAGGCCGTCCACACCCTTAGCCGCCGCTGCGCCGGGCCCTTCGTCTCGATCAACTGCGGCGCTTTTCCGGAACAGCTGCTCGAAAGCGAGTTGTTCGGCTATCAGAAAGGGGCGTTCACCGATGCCAAAGAAACCAAGAAGGGACGGTTCGAACTGGCCCATGGCGGCACCCTTTTTCTCGATGAGATCGGCGAGATCAGCATGCGGATGCAGATCGATCTTCTGCGGATCCTCGAGGACCACGTCTTTTACCGCCTCGGAAGCACCCAGCCGCTCGAGGTGGATTTCCGCGTCATTGCAGCCACCAACCGCAACCTGGAGCAGGCGATCCGGGAAAGGAGCTTCCGGGAGGATCTCTACTACCGCCTGAACGTGTTTACGTTCGAGATGCCGCCCCTCAGGGAACGTAAGGAGGACATCCCTCTGCTTGCCGCTCATTTCCTGCACCGTTTCGCGCAGGAGACGAACAAACCGGTCGAACGGATCAGCCGTGGCGCCCTGGACGAGATGATGCTCTATGAATGGCCGGGCAATATCCGCGAACTGGAAAACGCTGTCGAACGGGCGGTCGTCGTTGCCAAAGGCCTGACCATCCTGCCTGAGCATCTGCCGATCTTCAGTTCGGACCAGACGACCCTCGAGCCCGCCGATCAGTCCCTGAAAGAACTTGAGAAGGCCCACATCGTTAAAATCCTTGAACAACACCAGTGGAATATATCCAAGTGCTCGGAAACATTGGGTATAGACCGGTCGACCCTTTACAGCAAAATGAAGCGCTACGGAATCAGGAAGCAGGATTGA
- a CDS encoding conserved hypothetical protein (Evidence 4 : Unknown function but conserved in other organisms), translated as MVEHPPSLLNIGIVGGGKLAREVLEKTTSSYSQEDVKARYVAVVDPDPESPAVLFAKSIGLKVFEDYHALYDPSLDIQLILVLCRDEKVTDDVLKHSPDHIRIMTRAVFMMFWAATRLQEAKWRDRSLEMETILNGIQDFILVITPDRKIVEVNEAFLTKMGYSREQVVGHSCHEVFQKGNQPCNEGIIFCPMNEAIRNREPSQQVVTRIDSDGQPIYTEVTMFPIFEDNGRVSKFIEVSRDITDRKREEERITQRLERMVEERTKALEETHAKLLHQDKMASLGKLSASVVHEINNPIAGILNLILLMKRISQEGRLTTEDLQKFARYLDLMETETRRISRIVSNLLTFSRQSKIELKLVDLNRLLQKTLFLNSNLLKIHNVNVIIDLDPRLPEVMGSEDHLQQIFMNLVSNAAEAMEAMPSGTLTIKTGTVEGNGQIFIAFEDNGPGIPKENLPRLFEPFFTTKTKGKGVGLGLSVAYGIIENHGGTIEVQSEPDKGTTFLVKLPVNRESSQDA; from the coding sequence ATGGTCGAACACCCGCCTTCGTTGCTGAATATCGGGATTGTCGGCGGCGGAAAACTAGCCCGCGAGGTCCTCGAAAAGACCACCAGTTCCTATTCTCAGGAGGATGTCAAGGCCCGGTATGTCGCCGTCGTCGACCCCGACCCGGAGAGCCCGGCGGTCCTCTTCGCGAAATCCATCGGGCTCAAAGTCTTCGAGGATTACCATGCGCTTTACGACCCATCCCTCGATATTCAACTGATTCTGGTCCTTTGCCGGGACGAAAAGGTCACCGACGACGTCCTCAAACACAGCCCCGATCACATCCGCATCATGACCCGCGCGGTCTTTATGATGTTCTGGGCGGCCACCCGGCTTCAGGAGGCCAAATGGCGTGACCGCAGCCTCGAGATGGAAACCATCCTCAACGGAATTCAGGACTTCATTCTCGTCATCACCCCGGACAGAAAGATCGTGGAGGTGAACGAGGCCTTTCTGACCAAAATGGGCTACAGCCGCGAACAAGTCGTCGGACACTCCTGCCATGAGGTCTTTCAGAAAGGCAACCAGCCCTGCAACGAAGGTATCATCTTCTGCCCCATGAACGAGGCCATCAGGAACAGGGAGCCTTCACAGCAGGTCGTCACGCGTATCGACAGCGACGGACAGCCTATTTACACCGAAGTCACCATGTTCCCCATCTTCGAGGACAACGGCCGGGTATCGAAATTCATCGAAGTCAGCCGCGACATCACCGACCGGAAGCGGGAAGAAGAGCGCATCACGCAGCGTCTGGAGAGGATGGTCGAGGAGCGGACGAAGGCCCTCGAAGAGACGCACGCCAAACTCTTGCATCAGGACAAGATGGCCTCCTTGGGAAAGCTGTCCGCTTCCGTCGTCCACGAAATCAATAATCCCATAGCCGGCATCCTCAACCTGATCCTGCTCATGAAACGCATCAGCCAGGAGGGGCGCCTGACGACCGAGGACCTTCAAAAATTCGCCCGCTACCTTGACCTCATGGAGACGGAAACCCGGCGGATCAGCCGGATCGTTTCCAACCTGCTCACGTTCTCCAGGCAGTCGAAAATTGAATTGAAACTCGTCGATCTCAACCGGCTGCTGCAGAAGACCCTGTTCCTGAACTCGAATCTCCTCAAGATCCACAATGTAAACGTCATTATCGACCTCGATCCCCGGCTTCCGGAGGTCATGGGCTCGGAGGATCACCTCCAGCAGATCTTTATGAACCTCGTTTCCAACGCCGCCGAGGCCATGGAGGCGATGCCCAGCGGCACACTGACCATCAAAACCGGCACCGTCGAAGGGAACGGCCAGATCTTCATTGCATTCGAAGACAACGGCCCCGGCATCCCCAAAGAAAACCTCCCGCGACTGTTCGAGCCCTTCTTCACCACCAAGACAAAAGGGAAGGGCGTCGGATTGGGTCTTTCCGTGGCCTACGGCATCATCGAAAACCATGGCGGGACCATCGAGGTTCAGTCGGAGCCGGACAAGGGCACGACCTTTCTCGTCAAACTCCCGGTGAATCGGGAGTCGAGCCAGGACGCCTGA
- a CDS encoding conserved hypothetical protein (Evidence 4 : Unknown function but conserved in other organisms): MKPGKASSIIVLTSIGDGQESYLESIGIEISRLFGYPTVAMPLLDSIDFSYNIQRDQYHSTAILTRLAELAPPDALKILAVTDRDLYIPILTHVYGEAQLGGRACIVSTHRLSEGIPAGGDPERLRCRLMKEAIHELGHTFNLKHCPETRCIMHYCRKIEHVDRKSQAFCRYCRVLLQDELDRAAEETP; the protein is encoded by the coding sequence TTGAAACCAGGAAAAGCATCATCCATCATCGTCCTGACTTCCATAGGCGACGGCCAGGAATCCTATCTCGAATCCATCGGCATCGAAATCAGCCGTCTTTTCGGCTATCCGACAGTCGCCATGCCCCTCCTGGACAGCATCGATTTCTCTTACAACATCCAAAGGGATCAATATCATTCGACAGCGATCCTCACCCGGCTTGCCGAACTCGCCCCGCCCGATGCCTTGAAGATTCTCGCCGTCACCGACCGCGACCTGTACATTCCGATCCTCACCCACGTCTACGGTGAAGCTCAACTGGGTGGCAGGGCCTGCATCGTCTCCACCCACCGGCTGAGCGAGGGGATCCCTGCCGGAGGCGATCCTGAACGACTCCGCTGCCGCCTCATGAAGGAGGCCATCCACGAACTGGGCCACACCTTCAATCTCAAGCATTGCCCTGAAACCCGCTGCATCATGCACTATTGCCGCAAAATCGAGCATGTCGACCGCAAATCCCAGGCATTCTGCCGATATTGCAGGGTTCTCCTCCAAGATGAACTGGACAGGGCGGCGGAAGAAACTCCTTGA
- a CDS encoding hypothetical protein (Evidence 5 : Unknown function), with translation MVLPLLDHLHVALNIQAGRAGQSAGRLVGLLNGECAGNRLGIFLEGRLSLGKALVIFARQVDGTDCGAIPAGRTFQRIDVSGGLVQGDGEGTLLTRNIHDFSAGDQIDIQMPADLDQLRRDNSHGAVIGGKCLVEFAHHTADGGRLLDQMDKISGIREIQRRLHPRDPTAYNHDGTYYILGHLILLKAICQKSDLLRSPQLPQRTLLRSAENCQPKYGSATG, from the coding sequence TTGGTACTTCCCCTGCTTGACCATCTGCACGTAGCCCTGAACATTCAGGCAGGCAGGGCAGGCCAATCGGCAGGGCGCCTTGTCGGCCTTCTGAATGGAGAATGCGCCGGGAATCGCCTGGGCATATTTCTTGAAGGTCGCCTTTCTCTCGGCAAGGCCCTGGTCATATTCGCTCGGCAGGTTGACGGGACAGACTGTGGCGCAATCCCCGCAGGCCGTACATTTCAAAGGATCGATGTATCGGGGGGTCTTGTTCAGGGTGACGGTGAAGGAACCTTGCTCACCCGCAACATCCACGACTTCAGCGCAGGTGATCAAATTGATATTCAGATGCCGGCCGACCTCGACCAGCTTAGGAGAGATAATTCACATGGCGCAGTCATTGGTGGGAAATGTCTTGTCGAGTTCGCTCATCACACCGCCGATGGCGGAAGACTTCTCGACCAGATGGACAAAATATCCGGAATCCGCGAGATCCAACGCCGCCTGCATCCCCGCGATCCCACCGCCTACAACCATGACGGAACCTACTACATTCTCGGGCATCTCATTCTCCTCAAAGCAATCTGTCAGAAAAGCGACCTTCTCAGGTCTCCCCAGTTGCCACAGCGCACCTTACTCCGGAGCGCCGAAAATTGTCAACCAAAATATGGCTCGGCTACGGGCTGA
- a CDS encoding hypothetical protein (Evidence 5 : Unknown function) codes for MLFCFHSEMVFLANLGIDLHVCLCGDLPVVSA; via the coding sequence ATGCTATTTTGTTTCCACTCGGAAATGGTCTTTTTGGCCAATCTCGGCATCGATCTGCACGTTTGCTTGTGCGGCGACCTGCCGGTCGTCTCCGCGTAA